In Actinomycetota bacterium, one genomic interval encodes:
- a CDS encoding tetratricopeptide repeat protein, with translation MGESTINSEYISKLKKDPTDAKAFQCLAMSLKDAHNYKQLIKHCYHYLKKSTNYEVLNLLITSLIEEKQFEWAKQFAQKALDLKPKDPEAKANITKVIKTLTSKSSKTSSAYFYLNQLLNQDKAAVSLCMIVKNEQDNIQECLASALPVVKEIIVVDTGSEDKTITMAEEMGARVFRFKWKDDFAEARNESLKYATGDYIIFLDADERLDKSSYEFFNKLKKDRQPTAYYAKIINLTDKNNINSAAVHYSTRLWTNLPGFKFKNRIHENLIFDSHKSKPRRGVSNISIVHRGYLEDSMASRKKFERNLRLLQTAIKEEPHNSFHSYNLGVQYKAMGLPQKAVEYFIEMEKKQESGRPSYLSFGFSALSSCYWSLQRYNEAAAAARKALNINPDLKDAYYNLALAQIALNQFKEAIDNFNQVLNQKEKPLLGGTTDSGVRSWKSYNGLGICYVRLGDYDQAIKNFEKAFSIQKNSANVLINLIAAYHNSGRTEKINKIIGEVSNIDYPLNQIKGVVEQIQALGLPRQAVNLLKNIASNNREKNPGLDQVLGYLYYQQKDYTQASYYYSLYFKHNPFNSDHMQRWGYCCMKTGDYQQAELHYQQVLQQGANHWSIYHNLGTIKMELKKLDEAVYLLGKARQLNPYNVESCLNLAKINIYRKQYQKAANLLEYGLSLKQKSYQAQLNLNLAIAYYGINRIDDALQQVLCYLESEPEDAPAYNLAGLCFYARKDMLQAVRYFSQATEIDNSVPQYYIHLGNSLKKLDRLQDAKLSYQCALLLDQNNIAAQAGYKSVALREAMKCLS, from the coding sequence AAATTGAAGAAAGATCCTACTGATGCCAAGGCCTTCCAGTGCCTGGCAATGAGTCTAAAGGATGCCCATAATTATAAGCAGCTTATAAAACACTGCTACCATTACTTAAAAAAAAGTACCAATTATGAAGTGCTGAATTTGTTAATCACTTCTTTAATTGAGGAAAAGCAGTTTGAATGGGCCAAGCAGTTTGCCCAAAAAGCTTTGGACCTAAAGCCAAAGGACCCGGAGGCCAAAGCTAATATTACAAAAGTTATTAAAACACTTACAAGTAAATCCAGTAAAACCTCTTCTGCCTATTTTTATTTAAACCAACTGCTGAATCAAGATAAGGCTGCAGTCAGCTTATGCATGATTGTAAAAAATGAGCAGGATAATATTCAAGAGTGTCTGGCCAGTGCCCTACCGGTAGTAAAAGAAATAATCGTAGTGGATACCGGTTCCGAAGATAAAACAATAACCATGGCTGAAGAGATGGGGGCCCGGGTTTTCAGGTTTAAATGGAAAGATGATTTTGCTGAAGCCAGGAATGAGTCCCTAAAATATGCCACCGGTGATTATATAATATTTCTGGATGCAGATGAGAGATTAGATAAAAGCAGCTATGAATTTTTTAATAAATTAAAAAAGGACAGGCAACCTACTGCTTATTATGCCAAAATAATTAACCTAACTGATAAGAATAATATAAATTCTGCTGCAGTCCATTATTCAACGCGTTTATGGACCAATCTGCCCGGTTTTAAATTTAAAAACCGGATTCACGAAAACCTTATATTCGACAGCCATAAATCCAAACCCAGGCGGGGGGTCTCCAATATTAGCATAGTGCACCGGGGCTACCTGGAAGATTCCATGGCATCCCGGAAGAAGTTTGAACGGAACCTGAGACTGCTGCAAACAGCAATAAAGGAAGAGCCGCATAACTCCTTTCATAGTTATAATTTGGGGGTACAGTACAAAGCTATGGGTTTGCCCCAGAAGGCAGTGGAATATTTTATTGAAATGGAAAAGAAACAGGAGTCAGGCAGGCCTTCCTATCTCTCCTTTGGTTTTTCGGCATTGTCCAGCTGCTACTGGAGCCTGCAAAGATATAATGAAGCGGCAGCAGCAGCCAGGAAAGCTCTGAATATAAATCCAGACTTAAAGGATGCTTATTATAATCTGGCTTTAGCCCAGATAGCGTTGAATCAATTTAAGGAAGCTATAGATAATTTTAACCAAGTCTTAAACCAAAAAGAAAAACCATTGCTGGGTGGAACCACAGATTCAGGAGTGAGAAGCTGGAAATCCTATAATGGCTTGGGGATATGTTATGTCAGATTGGGGGATTATGACCAGGCTATAAAAAATTTTGAGAAGGCCTTCAGCATACAGAAAAATTCAGCAAATGTCCTGATCAACCTTATAGCAGCATACCATAATTCAGGCAGAACAGAGAAAATTAATAAAATTATAGGGGAGGTTTCCAATATTGATTATCCTTTAAACCAGATAAAAGGCGTGGTAGAACAAATACAGGCTCTGGGTCTACCCCGCCAGGCTGTAAACCTTCTTAAGAATATAGCATCAAATAACAGGGAAAAGAACCCCGGACTGGACCAGGTTTTGGGCTATCTTTACTATCAGCAAAAAGATTATACCCAGGCCAGCTATTATTATTCCCTTTATTTTAAACATAATCCATTCAACTCAGACCATATGCAGAGATGGGGTTACTGCTGCATGAAAACGGGAGATTATCAACAAGCAGAATTGCACTATCAGCAGGTTTTGCAGCAGGGGGCAAACCACTGGTCTATTTACCACAATTTGGGCACTATAAAAATGGAGCTTAAAAAATTGGATGAAGCTGTCTATCTTTTAGGTAAAGCCCGGCAACTTAACCCTTATAATGTAGAGAGCTGCCTAAACCTGGCTAAAATAAATATTTACAGGAAGCAGTACCAAAAAGCAGCCAACCTGCTGGAATATGGATTAAGCCTTAAACAAAAATCCTACCAGGCCCAGCTAAATCTTAATTTGGCTATTGCCTATTATGGGATAAACAGGATTGACGATGCCTTGCAGCAAGTTCTTTGTTACCTGGAATCGGAACCGGAGGATGCTCCGGCCTATAACCTGGCTGGTCTTTGCTTTTATGCCCGGAAAGATATGCTTCAAGCGGTCCGGTATTTTTCACAGGCTACTGAAATTGACAATAGCGTGCCTCAATATTATATCCACCTGGGTAACAGCTTAAAGAAACTGGATAGGCTCCAAGATGCTAAACTTTCCTATCAATGTGCGCTTTTGTTGGACCAGAATAATATAGCAGCCCAGGCCGGATATAAATCTGTGGCTTTAAGGGAGGCTATGAAATGTTTAAGTTAA